CAAACAGCAGGCCCAGGTCCAGGATCAGGAAGATGTGGTTCATGTACTCCACATTGAACACCGGCACCAGCAGCGAGAGGTAGACCATGATCTCAAACCACTTCCACTGCAGTTGCAGTTCTTTGGTCTTCTGGTACAGGATCAGTTGCCGCCAGGTGTAAAAGGCCTTGCCCAGAAAGTACACCAGAAATCCGAACAGGAACTGGTAGAAGACATCCAGCAGGTAGGGGCTGTTCACCCAGTGCAGGTTCAGGCTGGGGTAGCCAATGTAAAGCAGCAGGCACACATACGCGCCCATGCCTCCTTTGGCAAAGAGGGTCCAGAGCGGCGTGGTAAACTCAACACTGCGCTGAATCTGCACATAGTGCCGCTGGTACAGGAAAACCGAGGCGATAAAGATAACAGACAGCAGGTTGCTGATGTAGGGAGAAGCCGCGTTGGTCTCCCCCTCATGTACCTGCCGGGCTAAAAATAACACATTCACCAATAGCAGCACCCAGCTCACGCTTCCGGTAAATAAAGTCAACCGTTTGATTGTTTTATCTTGGGGCATTGGAGAGGGTAACAGCTGCAGAGGTTAATGGTTTAAGTTTGGGGTAATACGAGAATTGTCTAAAAGTAACTAAAAAAATCCAGAATGTTATCTGCTGTAATTAGGCGCCTCGCGGGTAATCTGCACATCATGCGGATGGCTCTCGCGTAAACCGGCTCCCGTTATTTTCACCATCTTGGCTTTCTTAAGTGTCTCTATGTCAGGGGCGCCGCAGTAGCCCATACCGGCCTTAAGACCACCCACCAACTGGTAGAGAACCTCGCCGGCCAGGCCTTTATAGGGCACGCGGCCCACTATCCCTTCGGGTACCAGTTTTTTTACATCGTCCTCGGCATCCTGGAAATAACGGTCTTTGGAGCCTTCGCCCATGGCCTCAATGGAACCCATGCCGCGGTAGGTCTTGAATTTACGGCCTTCAAAAATCAGCATGTCGCCAGGGGCCTCCTCGGTGCCGGCCAGCAGGGAGCCAATCATGATGGTGCTGGCGCCGCCGGCAATGGCCTTGACAATATCCCCGGAGAATTTCACGCCACCGTCGGCGATCACTGGAACGCCGGTGCCTTCCAGACCTCTTACGGCCTCAATGACCGCTGAGAGCTGGGGAACCCCAATACCGGCAATAATACGGGTGGTACAGATGCTGCCCGGCCCTACGCCCACCTTCACGGCATCGGCGCCTGAGTCGGCCAGGGCTTTGGCGCCTTCGGCGGTAGCCACGTTACCGGCAATAAGGTCTACGTTAGGGAAGGCGGTCTTGATTTTGCGCACGGCCTCCATCACACCTTTGGAGTGTCCGTGGGCGGTGTCAACGCTGATCACGTCTACGCCGGCTTCCACCAGGGCCGCCACGCGGTCCAGCACATCGGCGGTCACGCCAACGGCGGCGCCTACGCGCAGCCGACCGAACTCGTCTTTGCAGGCGTAGGGGCGGTGCTTGCGCTTAAGAATGTCTTTATAGGTAATCAGGCCGGCCAGAACGCCGTTCTCGTCTACGACGGGTAATTTCTCAATCTTGTATTCCTGCAGGATGTCCTCGGCCTTGTCCAGCTCTATGCCTTTGGGGGCGGTGATCAGGCGGTCTTTGGTCATGATCTCAGAGACCTTGATGGCGAAATTCTTTTCAAACCGTAGGTCCCTATTGGTGATGATGCCCACCAGTTTCTTGTCGGCGGAAAGCACCGGGATACCCCCGATCTTGTGCTCTTTCATGAGCTGGATGGCCTCGCCGAGGGTAGCATTCTCATGCAGGGTGACCGGGTCCAAGATCATGCCGCTCTCTGAGCGTTTCACCTTGCGCACCAGTTCGGCCTGCAGTTTAATGCTCATGTTCTTATGGATAAACCCGATGCCGCCTTCCTGGGCCATGGCAATAGCCATGTCAGCTTCCGTGACGGTGTCCATAGCCGCCGAAACAAGCGGAATGTTCACCCTTATGTTGCGGGTTAGCTGGCTGGACGTGTTGGTGTCTTTGGGAAGTACCTCAGAATAAGCAGGTAGGAGGAGAACGTCGTCGTACGTGAGACCTTCAAAGAGGATATTGGGAGCGTGAGACTGCATGGCAAATAGCGTGAATGGTATTTGCCACGTAAAATTAAGGGAAAAGTTGAGTATTGCATTGTTTCCCTAAAAACTTTCTGTTTCAGAGATTCTGTTTTGAGCCCGTTTTCCTAAAAACAGGCTTAAAACGGTATGGCTTTAATAGACCGCGCAGGTGGGGTCTACCTCCAGCGCCCAGGCATGGATGCCGCCTTTCAGGTTGAGCAGGTTGGTGAAGCCGTGGCGCTGCTGCAGGAACATAAGGGCCTGTGCGCTCCGGAACCCGTGGTGGCAGATAAGCACGGTGGGCGTTTCTTTGTCCAAGCGCGGGGTTGCTTTGGGCAAATCATCCAGGGGGATGAGCTCGCCGCCTAGGTTACAGATGGCCCATTCCTCGGGCTCGCGCACGTCAATGAGTTGCAGCGGCTCCTGGCGGTCCAGGCGTTCTTTTAATTGTAGGGGCGTGATCTCTGGCAGCATGCGGCAAAGATAAAGTAAAATAAAGGACAGGAAAGCGGTCGCCGGGGGCGGAAGATACCGGTAAGCTCCTATTTTTGTGGCTCTTCACGTACCGGTCCTTGCTGTTTTAAGCCTGTTTTGGGTAAAACAGGCTTAAAACAGCAAGGACCGCCTAAAGCTTC
This Rufibacter radiotolerans DNA region includes the following protein-coding sequences:
- the guaB gene encoding IMP dehydrogenase, whose protein sequence is MQSHAPNILFEGLTYDDVLLLPAYSEVLPKDTNTSSQLTRNIRVNIPLVSAAMDTVTEADMAIAMAQEGGIGFIHKNMSIKLQAELVRKVKRSESGMILDPVTLHENATLGEAIQLMKEHKIGGIPVLSADKKLVGIITNRDLRFEKNFAIKVSEIMTKDRLITAPKGIELDKAEDILQEYKIEKLPVVDENGVLAGLITYKDILKRKHRPYACKDEFGRLRVGAAVGVTADVLDRVAALVEAGVDVISVDTAHGHSKGVMEAVRKIKTAFPNVDLIAGNVATAEGAKALADSGADAVKVGVGPGSICTTRIIAGIGVPQLSAVIEAVRGLEGTGVPVIADGGVKFSGDIVKAIAGGASTIMIGSLLAGTEEAPGDMLIFEGRKFKTYRGMGSIEAMGEGSKDRYFQDAEDDVKKLVPEGIVGRVPYKGLAGEVLYQLVGGLKAGMGYCGAPDIETLKKAKMVKITGAGLRESHPHDVQITREAPNYSR
- a CDS encoding rhodanese-like domain-containing protein, with amino-acid sequence MLPEITPLQLKERLDRQEPLQLIDVREPEEWAICNLGGELIPLDDLPKATPRLDKETPTVLICHHGFRSAQALMFLQQRHGFTNLLNLKGGIHAWALEVDPTCAVY